A region from the Nematostella vectensis chromosome 13, jaNemVect1.1, whole genome shotgun sequence genome encodes:
- the LOC5504209 gene encoding probable E3 ubiquitin ligase complex SCF subunit sconB isoform X2, with amino-acid sequence MASFDEKALGLLTEFERFTREQQSELLKRLLLKCQPLQLRVLYAELKPLLAIDFASNLPKEVTHRILSYLPAKELCRIARCNSLWRDRANHNPIWHKLCQLRGWEKFGENQPLSLDNSTVYTIDRPTSPSCKTPPPAFSTGMLQPPTCRWKTIYIRAYYLQKNWETGNYTIAPILRGHREPINDIACNGRVLVSAGSDNCARVWDIKEARCTHVLDTPHTDSVRCVQLVPPKCVTGCADGVVRIFNVNTGACIRTLSGHSGGIEKLCFDGKIIASAATDKNVCIWNANSGKLLQTLRGHTDEIEFLVMRKSYVISTSWDESIRLWDTTSGTCSLTLRGHSEGVCLFTLEEHIGVVRCLHLSGDRLVSGGDRKKIAVWNTKSGKLLNVVHRNPTLLHKLWADETKLITASPEKPGTITIINYW; translated from the exons ATGGCGAGTTTTGACGAAAAGGCTTTGGGATTGTTGACGGAATTTGAAAGGTTTACTCGCGAACAACAATCTGAGCTTCTTAAACGGTTGTTGTTGAAATGCCAG CCTTTGCAGTTGCGTGTTCTTTACGCTGAACTGAAGCCCTTGCTGGCAATCGACTTTGCGTCAAATCTACCAAAGGAGGTCACCCACCGAATCTTGTCCTATCTACCGGCAAAGGAACTTTGCCGGATTGCCAGGTGCAATAGTTTATGGCGAGACAGGGCAAACCATAATCCAATATG GCACAAGTTATGTCAACTGAGAGGCTGGGAAAAGTTTGGTGAAAACCAGCCATTGTCATTGGACAACTCAACAGTTTACACTATAGACAGGCCGACTTCACCATCCTGCAAAACTCCACCCCCTGCGTTCTCCACAGGCATGCTTCAGCCACCCACTTGCCGATGGAAAACAATATATATCCGGGCCTACTACCTGCAAAAAAACTGGGAGACTGGGAACTATACTATTGCCCCTATTCTTAGaggccacagggaacccataaATGATATAGCATGCAATG GTAGAGTACTAGTCTCTGCTGGTTCCGACAATTGTGCTCGTGTCTGGGACATCAAGGAGGCCAGGTGCACCCATGTCTTGGACACGCCCCACACTGACTCTGTGCGCTGTGTTCAACTTGTG cCTCCAAAATGTGTAACTGGCTGTGCTGATGGTGTGGTAAGAATATTCAATGTCAACACTGGTGCATGCATAAG AACTCTGTCGGGGCATTCAGGAGGGATAGAGAAGCTGTGCTTTGATGGAAAAATTATAGCAAGTGCAGCAACAGACAA AAACGTTTGCATTTGGAATGCCAATAGTGGAAAGTTATTACAAACTCTCAGAGGCCACACAGATGAGATTGAG TTTTTAGTGATGAGGAAAAGTTATGTGATCAGCACTTCATGGGATGAGAGCATCCGGTTATGGGACACCACTAGTGGCACTTGCTCACTCACGCTTAGAGGCCATTCAGAAG GGGTCTGTCTTTTTACTCTCGAGGAACACATTGGCGTTGTAAGGTGTCTCCATTTGAGTGGTGATAGACTGGTGTCTGGTGGAGATAGGAAAAAGATTGCTGTCTGGAATACAAAG TCTGGGAAACTGCTGAATGTTGTTCATCGCAACCCAACTCTTCTACACAAACTGTGGGCAGACGAGACCAAACTTATCACGGCATCCCCCGAGAAGCCAGGAACCATCACGATCATTAACTATTGGTAG
- the LOC5504209 gene encoding F-box/WD repeat-containing protein 11 isoform X1 produces the protein MASFDEKALGLLTEFERFTREQQSELLKRLLLKCQPLQLRVLYAELKPLLAIDFASNLPKEVTHRILSYLPAKELCRIARCNSLWRDRANHNPIWHKLCQLRGWEKFGENQPLSLDNSTVYTIDRPTSPSCKTPPPAFSTGMLQPPTCRWKTIYIRAYYLQKNWETGNYTIAPILRGHREPINDIACNGRVLVSAGSDNCARVWDIKEARCTHVLDTPHTDSVRCVQLVPPKCVTGCADGVVRIFNVNTGACIRTLSGHSGGIEKLCFDGKIIASAATDKNVCIWNANSGKLLQTLRGHTDEIEFLVMRKSYVISTSWDESIRLWDTTSGTCSLTLRGHSEVAYCCQFDDEKVVTGGGDNLIMVWSAHTGECTATLSGHTGEVYCLAFNDEIIASGSADSSVRIWSFRGVCLFTLEEHIGVVRCLHLSGDRLVSGGDRKKIAVWNTKSGKLLNVVHRNPTLLHKLWADETKLITASPEKPGTITIINYW, from the exons ATGGCGAGTTTTGACGAAAAGGCTTTGGGATTGTTGACGGAATTTGAAAGGTTTACTCGCGAACAACAATCTGAGCTTCTTAAACGGTTGTTGTTGAAATGCCAG CCTTTGCAGTTGCGTGTTCTTTACGCTGAACTGAAGCCCTTGCTGGCAATCGACTTTGCGTCAAATCTACCAAAGGAGGTCACCCACCGAATCTTGTCCTATCTACCGGCAAAGGAACTTTGCCGGATTGCCAGGTGCAATAGTTTATGGCGAGACAGGGCAAACCATAATCCAATATG GCACAAGTTATGTCAACTGAGAGGCTGGGAAAAGTTTGGTGAAAACCAGCCATTGTCATTGGACAACTCAACAGTTTACACTATAGACAGGCCGACTTCACCATCCTGCAAAACTCCACCCCCTGCGTTCTCCACAGGCATGCTTCAGCCACCCACTTGCCGATGGAAAACAATATATATCCGGGCCTACTACCTGCAAAAAAACTGGGAGACTGGGAACTATACTATTGCCCCTATTCTTAGaggccacagggaacccataaATGATATAGCATGCAATG GTAGAGTACTAGTCTCTGCTGGTTCCGACAATTGTGCTCGTGTCTGGGACATCAAGGAGGCCAGGTGCACCCATGTCTTGGACACGCCCCACACTGACTCTGTGCGCTGTGTTCAACTTGTG cCTCCAAAATGTGTAACTGGCTGTGCTGATGGTGTGGTAAGAATATTCAATGTCAACACTGGTGCATGCATAAG AACTCTGTCGGGGCATTCAGGAGGGATAGAGAAGCTGTGCTTTGATGGAAAAATTATAGCAAGTGCAGCAACAGACAA AAACGTTTGCATTTGGAATGCCAATAGTGGAAAGTTATTACAAACTCTCAGAGGCCACACAGATGAGATTGAG TTTTTAGTGATGAGGAAAAGTTATGTGATCAGCACTTCATGGGATGAGAGCATCCGGTTATGGGACACCACTAGTGGCACTTGCTCACTCACGCTTAGAGGCCATTCAGAAG TTGCCTATTGTTGTCAGTTTGATGATGAGAAAGTCGTCACGGGCGGTGGTGATAATCTCATTATGGTGTGGAGTGCACATACCGGCGAGTGCACAGCTACTCTCAGTGGTCACACAGGGGAGGTG TACTGTTTGGCATTCAATGATGAGATTATCGCCTCTGGCTCGGCTGATAGTTCAGTCCGTATCTGGTCTTTTCGAG GGGTCTGTCTTTTTACTCTCGAGGAACACATTGGCGTTGTAAGGTGTCTCCATTTGAGTGGTGATAGACTGGTGTCTGGTGGAGATAGGAAAAAGATTGCTGTCTGGAATACAAAG TCTGGGAAACTGCTGAATGTTGTTCATCGCAACCCAACTCTTCTACACAAACTGTGGGCAGACGAGACCAAACTTATCACGGCATCCCCCGAGAAGCCAGGAACCATCACGATCATTAACTATTGGTAG